Below is a window of Desulfurococcus amylolyticus Z-533 DNA.
CTTGATCTCACCGCTTGATAACACAGGTGCCAGGGCAACATGCATGTAAAGCGTGTTCGAGGCCCCCTCCTCAAACCTCATTTGTCTAGCTGCTTCTAGGAACGGCAGTCCTTCTATATCTCCCACGGTACCCCCTATCTCGACTATTGCTATATCAGCGCCCTGCTCCTTCGTAACCTCCCGTATTCTCTCCTTGATCTCATTGGTTACATGGGGTATTATCTGGACGCATTGCCCCAGATACTCTCCTTTCCTCTCCTTAGATATTACGCTATAGTATATCTGTCCCGATGTAATATTATTTTTCCTAGATAACTCTATACCCAGGAACCTCTCGTAGTGCCCTATATCTAGATCAGTCTCCCCGCCATCCTCGGTGACAAATACCTCGCCATGCATATAGGGGTTCATTGTTCCAGCATCCACGTTTAAGTAGGGGTCTATCTTTATAGCTGTAACCCTGTAGCCCATAGACTTTAAGAGTAGACCTGTTGATGCTGCCACGATGCCTTTTCCAAGCCCGGATAGTACTCCTCCAGTTACAAAGACGTATTTAACCATGGTGCCCGCTTCAACATAATAAATACATGGCTTAAAAATATTTAATTAACAGGGGGATAGATGGTGCCTCAGAAGGTTAAGACTAGGTATATATCCTGGAGCATGCTGCATGAATCGCTGAAGAACCTAGCTGAGAAAATAAGTAGCGAATACACTGCAGACACTATTATAGCGATAGCGAAGGGCGGGTTGATACCGGCCAGGATCCTCGTGGATCTGCTTGGAATAGATGAAATGGGCTTTATAGAGGTTAAATTTTACAGGGGGATAGCGGAAACACGTGAGAAACCATATGTTACCTTCACAGCCCTTCCCCAGCTAGATAATAAGAGAATCATCATTCTAGACGATATAGTTGATACCGGCAGGACCCTACAAGTAGCCGCTGATGTGTTAAGTAGATTTAAATATAGAGATATGAAATTCGCCACACTCTATGTGAAGCCGTGGAGCACTATAATGCCCGACTATTATAGTGAAATCGTGGATGAATGGATTATATTTCCATGGGAAATATGTGAATCCATTAGGGAGAATGCTGAATTAAAAGGAGTGGATGTGGGGGGAATACTTGACTACTGTAAGAGGAAGCATGGTTCCCAGGGTCTTTGAGTTAGAGTCGGCTTGGAAACCAGAATCATGATCACGGTTCAACACTGAAGTATAGCCTCTTCTTATTCTTACCCTTGTTCTCGACTCTAAGTAATTTGATCACGCCAATTTCACCAGTCGACTTGACATGTGGTCCTCCATCAGCTTGTATATCTACTCCCGGTATTTCAACGATTCTTAGCTTCTCTACTTCAGGGGGCATTTTACTAGCTAGCTTAACAACTCCCGGTATTCTCAGGGCCTCCTCTCTGGGTAACCAATATATTTTGACCTCAATATTTCTTGCTACCACTTCGTTCGCCTTCTTCACGGCTTCCTCGAATATTTCACGACTGAACTCTGTTAAACTGTAATCATCGTACCCGTATTCAGGCGTGATGTTCCCGCCTGTGATTAATGCATTGTAATTAGTATACATTATAGCGGATAATATATGGGCAGCCGTATGAAGCCTCATAAGCCTATACCTCCTTTCCCAATCTAAAACTAGTTTAACGCTTGATCCAGGTTGAGGAAGTAGCGATGCATTGTCAACCTCGTGGGCTACATCCCCGGACTCCTTATCATAATATACATTTACAACCCTCACCATCCCCTCATTGAAAACCATGTAACCAGTATCGTTTTCAACGCCTCCACTGCGTGGATGGAATATTGTCTTATCAAGGAATACCCTGCTTCCCTTAATGGCTTTAATAGTGGCCATATATTCTTTCAAATACGGGTCGCCCTGATACACAAGCTCAGTCAAAACGTATCAACCCCAACCATTATTACTAAATGATGAGTAATAAAAGGTAGCCGGGCGGGGATTCGAACCCCGGTCACGGGGTTTCCTCCCGTGTGGGACCAAAGCCCCGCATCCTTGGCCGCTAGACGACCCGGCTCCCTCAAGAATACATAGATTAAAAGCAGGGAGTTTTAAACTTAAAATTATTCCTATTCCTGTTCCTGATGTTAGACTAACAGGCTAGGGATGTAACAGTTATCCCGGGGATCAGTTGGCTGAAAATATTTCATGGAGACGTCCAACCTCCTCCCCGCCCTAAAGGGCGGGGATTCTTGCAGGGTGGTTTGGGGCTTCATTCCAGGCTCTTACCTGGTTTAGCCCCGCGCCCGGTCTCGGGCGCGTTACCCCTACCCAGCTTAACGCGGGGCTCGGGGCTATGAATGCTGAGTATCATTGCCCGGGAACACAGATATTCAATCCCACACACCCATCACACATTGCTTGAGAGTAGTTCCCGAGACTCAAAAACACGAAACCCATCACCAAAACAGTATACAAGGATACAGAGCCCACAAATCTTCATCCCCGCATCAAAGAGGCGAGACTTTCAATTGTAAAGATCCTTGATGACCCTCAAGGTTTGAGTACTGAAGATGGAGAACGGTTTCGGTGACCCATATTATAGGGGGGCGCCATCCCCAATAAAGATATGTTTAGGTAGTTCTGGGATCTATTCAAAGGATAAAGGGCGATATTG
It encodes the following:
- a CDS encoding phosphoribosyltransferase, which codes for MVPQKVKTRYISWSMLHESLKNLAEKISSEYTADTIIAIAKGGLIPARILVDLLGIDEMGFIEVKFYRGIAETREKPYVTFTALPQLDNKRIIILDDIVDTGRTLQVAADVLSRFKYRDMKFATLYVKPWSTIMPDYYSEIVDEWIIFPWEICESIRENAELKGVDVGGILDYCKRKHGSQGL
- the alaXM gene encoding alanyl-tRNA editing protein AlaXM; protein product: MTELVYQGDPYLKEYMATIKAIKGSRVFLDKTIFHPRSGGVENDTGYMVFNEGMVRVVNVYYDKESGDVAHEVDNASLLPQPGSSVKLVLDWERRYRLMRLHTAAHILSAIMYTNYNALITGGNITPEYGYDDYSLTEFSREIFEEAVKKANEVVARNIEVKIYWLPREEALRIPGVVKLASKMPPEVEKLRIVEIPGVDIQADGGPHVKSTGEIGVIKLLRVENKGKNKKRLYFSVEP